One Fibrobacter sp. UWB2 DNA window includes the following coding sequences:
- the rsmI gene encoding 16S rRNA (cytidine(1402)-2'-O)-methyltransferase, with translation MSYTLYIVATPIGNMEDITYRAVRILKEVPLVLAEDTRHSRILFDNYGITTPMEAYHDFNKEKVTPKYVDFLKNTGDIALVSDAGTPGVADPAFNLVRECVREGIDVRAIPGPCAMITALVSCGMPTDHFTFQYFSPKKSAQRIHLLEKLKDEEATQIFYASPHNIDKFVEEIKLVFGDIKIALMRELTKKFEEHLIGTPTEISAHFKSHPPKGEFVLVFNPQDKSGL, from the coding sequence ATGTCATACACTTTATACATCGTAGCGACTCCCATCGGGAACATGGAAGACATCACCTACCGCGCTGTGCGCATCCTTAAGGAAGTTCCCCTCGTCCTTGCCGAAGACACCCGCCATTCGAGAATTCTCTTTGACAATTACGGCATCACGACGCCCATGGAAGCCTACCATGACTTCAACAAAGAGAAGGTCACGCCCAAGTACGTCGACTTTTTGAAGAATACCGGCGACATCGCACTCGTAAGCGATGCAGGAACGCCCGGCGTTGCAGACCCGGCATTCAACCTCGTGCGAGAATGCGTCCGCGAAGGTATTGACGTGCGCGCCATCCCGGGACCGTGCGCGATGATTACCGCACTCGTCTCTTGCGGCATGCCGACCGACCACTTTACGTTCCAGTATTTCTCTCCCAAGAAAAGCGCCCAGCGCATCCACTTGCTCGAGAAGTTGAAGGACGAAGAAGCGACACAGATTTTCTACGCCAGCCCGCACAACATCGACAAGTTCGTCGAAGAAATCAAGCTTGTCTTTGGCGATATCAAAATTGCACTGATGCGTGAACTGACCAAGAAGTTCGAGGAACACCTCATCGGAACGCCGACAGAAATTTCCGCACACTTCAAGTCGCACCCGCCCAAAGGCGAATTCGTGCTCGTGTTCAATCCCCAAGACAAAAGCGGTCTTTAA